GATGGCAACCAGGGCGAAGATATTGATATCACCCTGACGCGCAGACTCGAAAGACTGCCCGATTGCTCTCGGAAGACCGGCGACGATACCTGCGAAAATCAACATCGAGATACCGTTACCAACACCACGTTCAGTAATCTGCTCACCCAGCCACATCATGAACATCGCACCAGCCACAAACGTGGATACCGCGACGAAATGGAAGCCAAAGTCACCAGTGAACGCTACGCCCTGCCCCGCCAGGCCAACGGACATGCCGATAGCTTGAACCAGGGCGAGGACGACAGTGCCGTAGCGGGTGTACTGGCTAATCTTGCGACGGCCAGCTTCACCTTCCTTCTTCAACTGCTCCAGCTGCGGACTGACGGCGGTCATCAACTGCATGATGATCGATGCCGAAATGTACGGCATGATCCCCAGTGCAAAGATGCTCATCCGTTCCAGCGCGCCGCCGGAAAACATGTTGAACAAGCTAAGAATGGTCCCCTCATTCTGTCGAAACAGGTCTGCGAGTCGGTCCGGGTTGATACCTGGAACCGGGATGTGTGCGCCTATTCGGTAGACGATAATCGCCAGGAACAGAAAACGCAGACGAGCCCAAAGTTCAGACATACCGCCTTTGCCGAGCGCTGAGAGAGCACCTTGCTTAGCCATTTATTCCTCGAACTTGCCGCCAGCTGCTTCGATAGCCGAACGCGCACCTTTGGTGGCGCCGATTCCCTTGCCGATAGTGACAGCGCGAGCCACTTCACCGGACAGCATGATTTTCACACGCTGTACGTTGACGTTGATCACGTTGGCATCTTTCAGGGTCTGCAGAGTAACGATGTCGCCGTCCACTTTAGCCAGCTCGGACAGACGCACTTCTGCGCGGTCCATGGCTTTCAGGGATACGAAACCGAACTTAGGCAGGCGACGATGCAGCGGCTGTTGACCGCCTTCAAAGCCTGGAGCGATGGTGCCACCGGAGCGGGAGGTTTGACCTTTGTGACCACGGCCACCAGTCTTACCCAAACCGCTACCGATACCACGGCCCGGACGATGCTTTTCGCGACGGGAACCCGGCGCTGGACTCAGATCATTGAGTTTCATCGATTAACCCTCTACACGCAGCATGTAGTAAGCCTTGTTGATCATCCCGCGATTCTCGGGAGTATCCTGGACTTCTACAGTGTGACCGATGCGACGCAGACCCAAACCCTTAACGCACAGTTTGTGGTTAGGAATGCGGCCGGTCATGCTTTTGATCAGCGTTACTTTAACGGTAGCCATGATCAGAAGATCTCCTTCACAGTCAGGCCACGCTTGGCAGCGATGGACTCAGGAGATTGCATAGCTTTCAAACCCTTGAAAGTGGCGTGAACCACGTTTACCGGGTTAGTCGAGCCGTAGCACTTGGCCAGAACGTTCTGAACGCCAGCAACTTCGAGGACAGCACGCATAGCGCCGCCAGCGATGATACCGGTACCTTCAGAAGCAGGCTGCATGTACACCTTCGAAGCGCCATGGGCGGACTTCATTGCGTACTGCAGAGTGGTGCCGTTCAGATCAACCTGGATCATGTTGCGACGAGCAGCTTCCATTGCCTTCTGGATCGCGGCAGGCACTTCACGTGACTTGCCACGGCCGAAGCCAACACGCCCTTTACCATCACCCACCACGGTCAACGCGGTGAAAGTGAAGATACGGCCGCCTTTAACGGTTTTGGCTACGCGGTTAACTTGAACCAGCTTCTCAATGTAGCCTTCGTCGCGCTTTTGGTCGTTATTTGACATAACTTAGAACTCCAGCCCAGCTTCACGAGCAGCATCAGCCAGCGCTTTAACGCGGCCGTGGTACTTGAAGCCAGAGCGGTCGAAAGCCACTTGCGAGACGCCCACGGCCTTAGCACGTGTAGCGACCAGCTGGCCAACCTTAGTGGCCGCGTCGATGTTGCCGGTGGCACCATCACGCAGTTCTTTATCCAAAGTCGAGGCGCTTGCCAGGACTTTGTTGCCGTCGGCCGAGATGACCTGGGCGTAGATGTGCTGCGACGAGCGATACACGCAGAGACGCACGACTTCGAGTTCGTGCATTTTCAGGCGTGCTTTGCGAGCGCGACGCAGTCGAGTAACTTTTTTGTCGGTCATTTGCTATGCCCTACTTCTTCTTGGCTTCTTTACGACGGACGACTTCGTCCGCGTAGCGCACACCTTTGCCTTTGTACGGCTCTGGTGGACGGAAGTCGCGGATCTCAGCGGCCACCTGACCTACCAGCTGCTTATCGATACCCTTGATCAGGATATCGGTTTGGCTAGGGGTCTCAGCGGTGATGCCTTCCGGCAGTTCGTAATCCACTGGGTGCGAGAAGCCAAGGGCCAGGTTCAGAACCGTGCCTTTTGCTTGCGCTTTGTAACCAACACCGACCAGCTGGAGCTTACGCTCGAAGCCTTGGCTTACGCCTTGGACCATGTTGTTTACCAACGCACGCGTGGTACCGGCCATTGCGCGAGTTTGTTGATCGCCATTGCGAGCAGCGAAACGCAGCTCACCAGCTTCTTCAACGATCTCAACGGACGAATGGATGTTCAGTTCAAGAGTGCCCTTGGCACCCTTCACCGAAAGCTGTTGGCCTGCGAATTTGACTTCGACACCGGCTGGCAGCTTAACGGGGTTCTTAGCGACGCGAGACATGCTTATCCCCCCTTAGAACACAGTGCAAAGAACTTCGCCGCCGACACCGGCAGCGCGCGCAGCACGATCCGTCATCACACCTTTGTTGGTGGAGACGATAGACACGCCCAGACCGCCACGAACTTTCGGCAGATCTTCAGCGGACTTGTACTGACGCAGGCCTGGACGGCTAACGCGCTTCACTTCCTCGATGACCGAACGGCCTTCGAAGTATTTCAGCTCGATGGACAGCAGTGGCTTGATTTCGCTGCTGATCTGATAACCCGCAATGTAGCCTTCGTCTTTCAGGACTTTGGCAACAGCTACCTTCAACTTGGAAGATGGCATGCTTACGACGGACTTTTCAGCCATCTGGGCATTACGGATACGAGTTAGCATGTCCGCTAACGGGTCCTGCATACTCATGGCTAGACGCTCCTAATACAAAAAAATTAGCCTTGCGGCTACGTATGTCGCCGAGAATCTCCGAGCATAAAACACACGGGCTCAGGCGAGCCGCGTATTTTAGACACACTGCGGAAATGAAACAAGCCCCAAAAGGGGCTTGTTCCAGATTCAAGGTCACCGGCGGTCAGTATCTTGCGATACCAACCGCTTTGACGCTGAAAGTACTTACCAGCTGGCTTTAACCAGACCCGGTACGTCACCACGCATTGCCGCTTCACGCAGTTTGTTACGGCCGAGGCCGAACTTGCGGTAAACGCCGTGTGGACGACCGGTCAGGCGGCAGCGGTTACGCATGCGCGAGGCGCTTGCGTCACGTGGCTGCTTCTGCAGGGCAACTGTAGCTTCCCAACGTGCTTCTGGACTTGCGTTCAGATCAACGATGATTGCTTTCAGTGCTGCACGCTTCTTGGCGTACTTGGCAACCGTGAGCTGACGCTTCAGCTCGCGGTTTTTCATGCTCATCTTGGCCATGGTCCTACTCCAATCAGTTGCGGAACGGGAATTTGAAAGCACGCAACAGGGCGCGACCTTCATCATCGTTCTTGGCAGTGGTGGTCAGGGTGATGTCCAGACCGCGGAGAGCATCGATCTTGTCGTAGTCGATTTCCGGGAAGATGATCTGCTCTTTCACGCCCATGCTGTAGTTACCACGACCGTCGAAGGACTTGGCATTCAGGCCGCGGAAGTCGCGAACCCGAGGCAGGGAGATCGACAGCAGACGATCCAGGAATTCGTACATACGCTCACGGCGCAGAGTCACTTTGACGCCGATCGGCCAGCCTTCGCGGACTTTAAAGCCAGCGATGGATTTCCGAGCGTAAGTCACAACGACTTTTTGACCGGTGATCTTTTCCAGGTCAGCAACAGCGTGCTCGATGACTTTTTTGTCACCGACCGCTTCGCCCAAACCCATGTTCAGGGTGATTTTGGTAACGCGTGGAACTTCCATCACGTTCGAAAGCTTAAGTTCTTCCTTAAGTTTCGGTGCGATTTCTTTCCAGTAAATCTCTTTTAGTCGTGCCATGGTCTTCTACCTAGCAGTGTTCAAGCATCAACCGCTTTTTGGGTCGACTTGAAGACACGAATTTTCTTGCCATCTTCTACTTTGAAACCAACGCGGTCAGCCTTGTTGGTTTCGCCGTTGAAAATGGCGACGTTAGAAGCGTCCAGCGGAGCTTCTTTTTCGACGATACCGCCCTGCACGCCCGACATCGGGTTAGGCTTGGTATGACGCTTGACCAGGTTCAGACCACCGATAACCAGACGGTTATTAGCGAGAACCTTAAGCACCTTACCGCGCTTACCTTTGTCTTTGCCGGCGATCACGATGATCTCGTCGTCACGACGAATCTTTTGCATGTCGGATCTCCTTACAGCACTTCTGGGGCGAGCGAGACGATCTTCATGAACTTCTCAGTACGAAGTTCACGGGTCACTGGCCCAAAGATACGGGTGCCGATAGGCTCTTGCTTGTTGTTCAGAAGAACAGCAGCGTTGCCATCAAAGCGGATAATGGAGCCATCAGCACGGCGTACGCCGTGACGAGTGCGGACTACAACAGCAGTCATCACTTGGCCTTTTTTCACCTTACCGCGAGGAATTGCTTCCTTGACGGTAACTTTGATGATGTCACCGATACCAGCGTAACGACGATGGGAGCCACCCAGCACCTTGATGCACATAACACGGCGAGCGCCGCTGTTATCGGCCACATCGAGCATGGATTGAGTCTGAATCATATAATTTCTCCGACCCCTAGTCCTTAGACTTCCACAGCGCGTTCGAGAACATCAACCAGTGCCCAAGACTTGGTCTTGGCCAGCGGACGAGTTTCACGAATAGTGACTTTGTCGCCGATGTGGCACTGATTGGTTTCGTCGTGCGCGTGCAGCTTAGTCGAACGCTTAACATATTTACCGTAGATAGGGTGCTTAACGCGACGCTCGATCAAAACGGTGATGGTTTTGTCCATCTTGTCGCTGACAACACGGCCAGTCAGCGTACGGACAGTCTTTTCGGCTTCAGCCATGATCACTTACCTGCCTGCTGGTTGAGCACAGTCTTCACGCGAGCGATGTCACGCTTAACTTGCGAGAGCAGATGAGACTGCCCCAACTGGCCAGTTGCTTTCTGCATACGCAGATTGAACTGGTCGCGCAGCAGGCCGAGCAGTTGCTCGTTCAGCTGCTGTGCGGATTTTTCACGAAGTTCATTCGCTTTCATCACATCACCGTCCGTTTAACAAAGGCGGTGGCGAGCGGCAGCTTTGCAGCAGCCAGGGCAAAAGCCTCACGCGCCAGCTCTTCAGTTACACCCTCGATTTCATACAGGACTTTGCCTGGCTGAATCTGGGCTACCCAGTATTCCACGTTACCCTTACCTTTACCCATACGAACCTCGAGAGGTTTTTTGGAGATCGGCTTGTCCGGGAATACACGGATCCAGATCTTGCCACCACGTTTTACGTGACGGGTCAGTGCACGACGCGCTGACTCGATCTGACGAGCGGTGAGACGACCACGAGCTACAGACTTCAGCGCGAACTCGCCGAAGCTGACTTTGCTACCGCGCTGAGCCAGACCACGGTTGTGGCCTGTCATCTGCTTGCGGAACTTCGTACGCTTTGGTTGCAACATTTGGCGTACCCCTTACTTAGCAGCTTTTTTACGAGGCGCTGGTGCTTGTGGTTTCAGTTCTTCTTGGCGACCACCAATTACTTCGCCTTTGAAGATCCAAACCTTTACACCGATCACACCATAAGTGGTGTGAGCTTCGTAGTTGGCATAGTCGATGTCGGCACGCAGGGTGTGCAGTGGCACACGACCTTCGCGATACCATTCAGTACGTGCGATTTCAGCACCGCCGAGACGACCGCTCACTTGGATTTTGATGCCTTTGGCACCAATGCGCATGGCGTTCTGTACAGCGCGCTTCATAGCGCGACGGAACATGACGCGACGCTCCAGCTGCTGAGCTACGCTCTGCGCAACCAGCATACCGTCGAGCTCCGGCTTGCGGATCTCTTCGATATTGATGTGCACAGGCACACCCATTTGCTTGGTCAGGTCCTGACGCAGTTTCTCAACATCTTCACCTTTCTTCCCGATAACAATACCAGGACGAGCGGTGTGGATGGTGATACGTGCGGTTTGCGCCGGGCGATGGATATCGATACGGCTTACGGACGCGCTTTTTAGTTTGTCTTGGAGATACTCACGCACCTTCAGATCAGCGAACAAATAGTCCGCATAAGTCCGGCCGTCTGCATACCAGACGGAGGTGTGTTCCTTGACGATTCCCAGGCGAATGCCAATGGGATGTACTTTCTGACCCATCTCTTCGACTCCGTTACTTGTCAGCAACCTTGACAGTGATATGGCAAGACCGCTTGACGATGCGATCAGCACGGCCTTTGGCACGTGGCATGATTCGCTTCAGCGAACGCCCTTCGTTGACGAAAACGGTGCTGACTTTAAGGTCATCAACGTCTGCGCCTTCGTTATGCTCGGCGTTGGCTACGGCCGACTCCAGCACTTTTTTCATGATCTCGGCGGCTTTCTTACTGCTGAAAGCCAACAGGTTGAGCGCTTCGCCCACCTTCTTCCCGCGGATCTGGTCGGCGACCAAGCGGGCTTTCTGGGCGGAGATTCGAGCGCC
This genomic stretch from Pseudomonas orientalis harbors:
- the rplE gene encoding 50S ribosomal protein L5, producing MARLKEIYWKEIAPKLKEELKLSNVMEVPRVTKITLNMGLGEAVGDKKVIEHAVADLEKITGQKVVVTYARKSIAGFKVREGWPIGVKVTLRRERMYEFLDRLLSISLPRVRDFRGLNAKSFDGRGNYSMGVKEQIIFPEIDYDKIDALRGLDITLTTTAKNDDEGRALLRAFKFPFRN
- the rpmD gene encoding 50S ribosomal protein L30: MATVKVTLIKSMTGRIPNHKLCVKGLGLRRIGHTVEVQDTPENRGMINKAYYMLRVEG
- the rpsQ gene encoding 30S ribosomal protein S17, encoding MAEAEKTVRTLTGRVVSDKMDKTITVLIERRVKHPIYGKYVKRSTKLHAHDETNQCHIGDKVTIRETRPLAKTKSWALVDVLERAVEV
- the rplV gene encoding 50S ribosomal protein L22, which gives rise to MEVAAKLSGARISAQKARLVADQIRGKKVGEALNLLAFSSKKAAEIMKKVLESAVANAEHNEGADVDDLKVSTVFVNEGRSLKRIMPRAKGRADRIVKRSCHITVKVADK
- the rplO gene encoding 50S ribosomal protein L15 → MKLNDLSPAPGSRREKHRPGRGIGSGLGKTGGRGHKGQTSRSGGTIAPGFEGGQQPLHRRLPKFGFVSLKAMDRAEVRLSELAKVDGDIVTLQTLKDANVINVNVQRVKIMLSGEVARAVTIGKGIGATKGARSAIEAAGGKFEE
- the rplP gene encoding 50S ribosomal protein L16, translated to MLQPKRTKFRKQMTGHNRGLAQRGSKVSFGEFALKSVARGRLTARQIESARRALTRHVKRGGKIWIRVFPDKPISKKPLEVRMGKGKGNVEYWVAQIQPGKVLYEIEGVTEELAREAFALAAAKLPLATAFVKRTVM
- the rpsC gene encoding 30S ribosomal protein S3, yielding MGQKVHPIGIRLGIVKEHTSVWYADGRTYADYLFADLKVREYLQDKLKSASVSRIDIHRPAQTARITIHTARPGIVIGKKGEDVEKLRQDLTKQMGVPVHINIEEIRKPELDGMLVAQSVAQQLERRVMFRRAMKRAVQNAMRIGAKGIKIQVSGRLGGAEIARTEWYREGRVPLHTLRADIDYANYEAHTTYGVIGVKVWIFKGEVIGGRQEELKPQAPAPRKKAAK
- the rpsN gene encoding 30S ribosomal protein S14, with translation MAKMSMKNRELKRQLTVAKYAKKRAALKAIIVDLNASPEARWEATVALQKQPRDASASRMRNRCRLTGRPHGVYRKFGLGRNKLREAAMRGDVPGLVKASW
- the rpmC gene encoding 50S ribosomal protein L29; the protein is MKANELREKSAQQLNEQLLGLLRDQFNLRMQKATGQLGQSHLLSQVKRDIARVKTVLNQQAGK
- the rplF gene encoding 50S ribosomal protein L6; translation: MSRVAKNPVKLPAGVEVKFAGQQLSVKGAKGTLELNIHSSVEIVEEAGELRFAARNGDQQTRAMAGTTRALVNNMVQGVSQGFERKLQLVGVGYKAQAKGTVLNLALGFSHPVDYELPEGITAETPSQTDILIKGIDKQLVGQVAAEIRDFRPPEPYKGKGVRYADEVVRRKEAKKK
- the rplR gene encoding 50S ribosomal protein L18 yields the protein MTDKKVTRLRRARKARLKMHELEVVRLCVYRSSQHIYAQVISADGNKVLASASTLDKELRDGATGNIDAATKVGQLVATRAKAVGVSQVAFDRSGFKYHGRVKALADAAREAGLEF
- the rpsE gene encoding 30S ribosomal protein S5 encodes the protein MSNNDQKRDEGYIEKLVQVNRVAKTVKGGRIFTFTALTVVGDGKGRVGFGRGKSREVPAAIQKAMEAARRNMIQVDLNGTTLQYAMKSAHGASKVYMQPASEGTGIIAGGAMRAVLEVAGVQNVLAKCYGSTNPVNVVHATFKGLKAMQSPESIAAKRGLTVKEIF
- the rplN gene encoding 50S ribosomal protein L14; this encodes MIQTQSMLDVADNSGARRVMCIKVLGGSHRRYAGIGDIIKVTVKEAIPRGKVKKGQVMTAVVVRTRHGVRRADGSIIRFDGNAAVLLNNKQEPIGTRIFGPVTRELRTEKFMKIVSLAPEVL
- the rplX gene encoding 50S ribosomal protein L24 gives rise to the protein MQKIRRDDEIIVIAGKDKGKRGKVLKVLANNRLVIGGLNLVKRHTKPNPMSGVQGGIVEKEAPLDASNVAIFNGETNKADRVGFKVEDGKKIRVFKSTQKAVDA
- the rpsH gene encoding 30S ribosomal protein S8, coding for MSMQDPLADMLTRIRNAQMAEKSVVSMPSSKLKVAVAKVLKDEGYIAGYQISSEIKPLLSIELKYFEGRSVIEEVKRVSRPGLRQYKSAEDLPKVRGGLGVSIVSTNKGVMTDRAARAAGVGGEVLCTVF